A genomic window from Lactobacillus sp. ESL0677 includes:
- the secG gene encoding preprotein translocase subunit SecG, with translation MYNLFMTLLIIVSILIVIATMMQPQKQQDALNALSGGAVFSGQTKKRGFEAFMEKVTAVLLVLFFAFAIVLAYLSSK, from the coding sequence TTGTACAATTTATTTATGACGCTACTAATTATTGTTTCAATTTTAATTGTTATTGCAACAATGATGCAGCCGCAAAAGCAACAGGATGCATTGAATGCCTTATCCGGCGGCGCAGTTTTTAGTGGTCAAACGAAGAAACGTGGTTTTGAAGCATTTATGGAAAAAGTTACAGCAGTTTTGCTGGTTCTCTTTTTCGCTTTTGCTATTGTATTAGCTTATTTGTCTTCAAAGTAA
- the rnr gene encoding ribonuclease R — protein sequence MAQNEKILANVLEIFRHNPKKQYQVEQIDRMLRRDRLGSFSDIVKALSFLEQEKKIITDGNGHYQLAQENTVVEGSFRANDKGFGFVKLEDEEADDIFIASDYTAYAVDGDKVRVKITAGGNPWNGKGPEGQIEKIIERSLDTLVGEFHPLTDAQVKISHFLGYVLSTNKKLHKYRVYVGENGLKPQMGDMVKVSIANYPSKDNPDSMAGVVIEIIGNKNDPGVDIMSIVSAHDVRTEWPEDAMVQANAIPDHIEEEERNNREDITDQPAVTIDGDDSKDFDDAVVLWQLPNGNYHLGVHIADVSHYVTEKTPLDEEAFARGNSTYLVDRVIPMLPFRLSNGICSLNEGQDRLVLSCEMEFTPEGERVNYRIHPSVMRSHGRLTYNKVNQTLDPNNTDELEEKYVKLRPMLQNMAELHNALYKKRHQRGAIDFEEPEAKIIVDEQGKPIDIVLHNRGTAEKMIESFMLVANETVAEDFFRKHVPFLYRVHETPDGERIKSFFEFCSAFGLNIKADPNHVKPIDLQKVVAKTTGTPEEAVVQMMMLRSLKQAHYSEEALGHFGLAAKFYTHFTSPIRRYSDLMVHRMIHAYSDQGTGQDVQQHFASYLPDVAEQTSTQERVSVDTEREVNDLKMTEFMADQVGQHFDAVVSSVTSFGMFIQLPNTVEGLIHISNLTDDFYSFNEKSLTLTGRGTHKQYRVGMPIKVTLINANIEQHQLDFEVYDPNAPKHPHHNRGNNNRTRGSRGFHNDHGHRGGRNGGNRNGFRKNGNHPHFSKYRH from the coding sequence ATGGCACAAAACGAAAAAATTTTAGCTAATGTTTTAGAAATCTTTCGCCATAATCCCAAAAAACAATACCAAGTAGAGCAAATTGACAGAATGCTGCGGCGTGATCGTCTTGGCAGCTTTTCTGATATTGTCAAAGCGCTTTCCTTTTTGGAACAAGAAAAGAAAATTATTACTGACGGCAACGGCCATTATCAATTAGCTCAGGAAAATACGGTTGTTGAAGGGTCATTTCGGGCTAATGACAAGGGCTTTGGCTTTGTCAAACTTGAAGATGAAGAAGCCGATGATATTTTTATCGCTAGCGATTATACTGCGTATGCCGTTGATGGTGATAAGGTACGCGTTAAGATTACAGCTGGCGGTAATCCGTGGAACGGCAAAGGTCCAGAGGGTCAAATTGAGAAAATTATTGAGCGCAGCCTTGATACCTTGGTTGGTGAATTTCACCCATTAACTGATGCCCAAGTTAAGATCAGCCACTTTTTAGGCTATGTTTTGAGTACCAATAAAAAGCTGCACAAGTATCGTGTTTATGTTGGTGAAAATGGTCTAAAGCCTCAAATGGGTGACATGGTTAAGGTATCAATTGCCAATTATCCAAGCAAAGACAATCCTGACTCAATGGCTGGGGTAGTAATTGAAATTATCGGTAATAAAAATGATCCCGGTGTTGATATTATGTCGATCGTTTCTGCCCATGATGTGCGCACTGAGTGGCCAGAAGATGCGATGGTGCAGGCTAATGCCATTCCAGATCATATAGAAGAAGAGGAGCGGAATAATCGTGAAGATATAACGGATCAGCCAGCAGTTACGATTGACGGCGATGATTCCAAGGACTTCGACGATGCCGTAGTTTTATGGCAATTACCTAATGGCAACTATCATTTAGGTGTTCATATCGCCGATGTTTCTCATTATGTTACAGAAAAAACACCACTGGATGAAGAAGCATTTGCGCGTGGTAATAGTACTTACTTAGTTGACCGTGTAATTCCAATGCTGCCGTTCCGGCTATCAAATGGTATTTGTTCACTTAATGAGGGTCAAGACCGCTTAGTTTTATCGTGTGAAATGGAATTTACGCCGGAAGGTGAACGGGTAAATTACCGCATCCATCCATCGGTAATGCGATCACACGGCCGGTTGACTTATAACAAGGTTAATCAGACGTTAGACCCTAATAACACTGATGAGTTAGAAGAAAAGTATGTTAAATTACGCCCAATGCTGCAAAACATGGCGGAATTACATAATGCTTTATACAAAAAGCGTCACCAACGTGGTGCGATTGACTTTGAAGAGCCAGAAGCTAAAATTATTGTCGATGAGCAAGGTAAGCCAATCGATATTGTCCTGCATAACCGTGGTACAGCAGAAAAAATGATTGAATCATTCATGCTAGTTGCTAACGAAACTGTTGCTGAAGACTTTTTTAGAAAGCATGTGCCATTTTTGTACCGGGTTCATGAAACGCCAGACGGTGAGCGGATTAAGAGCTTCTTTGAATTTTGTAGTGCGTTCGGTCTGAATATTAAGGCTGATCCGAACCACGTCAAGCCAATTGACTTGCAGAAGGTAGTCGCTAAGACAACGGGAACACCTGAAGAAGCAGTTGTGCAAATGATGATGTTGCGCAGTCTAAAGCAAGCTCATTATTCTGAAGAAGCATTAGGTCACTTCGGCCTAGCTGCTAAGTTTTATACCCACTTTACTTCACCAATTAGACGGTATTCTGACTTGATGGTGCACCGGATGATCCATGCTTATAGCGATCAGGGTACTGGTCAAGATGTACAGCAGCATTTTGCCAGTTACTTGCCGGATGTTGCTGAACAAACTTCAACTCAGGAGCGGGTTTCGGTTGATACTGAACGTGAAGTCAATGATTTGAAGATGACCGAGTTTATGGCTGATCAGGTTGGACAACATTTTGATGCAGTTGTATCCTCTGTAACAAGTTTTGGGATGTTTATTCAGTTACCAAACACGGTTGAAGGCTTGATTCACATTTCAAACCTGACCGATGATTTTTACAGCTTTAACGAAAAGAGCCTGACACTGACTGGTCGCGGTACGCACAAACAATATCGTGTCGGGATGCCAATTAAGGTCACTCTGATTAATGCCAATATTGAACAACACCAGTTGGACTTTGAAGTTTATGATCCTAATGCCCCGAAGCATCCGCATCATAATCGTGGCAATAATAATCGCACTCGCGGCAGTCGCGGATTCCATAACGATCATGGTCATCGCGGTGGCCGTAACGGTGGTAATCGGAATGGTTTCCGCAAGAATGGCAACCATCCGCATTTTAGCAAGTATAGGCATTAG